In one window of Thermodesulfobacteriota bacterium DNA:
- a CDS encoding PEP-CTERM sorting domain-containing protein has translation MKTLKSFFIFVWMVPVALVSLALSPIPVLALPLTIGLDTEFSGAQAPSSPFTPWLTATFIDNTDGTVVLKMEATNLTGSEFVSDWYLNLDPNLAVTSLTFTYDTYYSSVQATSFLTGSNAFKADGDGYFDIKFSFDTASVSTRFGEDDYSVYVISGIPGLTASSFNFYSAPGGGNGSYRSAAHVQGIDDPNSPGIDTDGSGWIGDGDTGGGNPPVPEPATMLLVGSGLVGLAGIRRKKFFKKIS, from the coding sequence ATGAAAACTTTAAAAAGTTTTTTTATATTCGTATGGATGGTTCCCGTTGCGCTGGTGAGTTTAGCTTTATCTCCGATACCTGTCCTGGCGCTGCCATTGACGATTGGACTTGATACCGAGTTCTCCGGCGCACAGGCTCCTTCTTCCCCATTCACTCCATGGCTCACTGCGACTTTTATAGATAACACTGATGGTACGGTTGTATTGAAGATGGAGGCTACGAATCTGACTGGATCAGAATTTGTAAGTGATTGGTATCTCAATCTAGATCCCAATCTTGCTGTCACTTCCTTAACCTTTACTTACGATACATATTACTCTAGCGTCCAGGCAACCTCGTTTTTGACCGGAAGTAACGCCTTTAAGGCAGATGGAGACGGGTATTTTGATATCAAATTCTCTTTTGATACAGCAAGCGTATCTACTCGATTCGGTGAGGATGATTATTCGGTTTACGTAATTTCAGGTATCCCAGGACTTACCGCTTCATCCTTCAATTTTTATAGTGCTCCAGGAGGCGGCAACGGTAGCTATAGATCAGCAGCCCATGTCCAGGGCATTGATGATCCAAATTCCCCAGGCATAGACACTGATGGAAGTGGCTGGATCGGAGATGGAGATACAGGTGGTGGAAATCCTCCGGTTCCTGAACCCGCTACGATGCTTCTCGTCGGCTCCGGTTTGGTTGGTCTGGCAGGAATCAGGCGAAAAAAGTTCTTTAAAAAAATATCGTGA